The following are encoded together in the Kwoniella europaea PYCC6329 chromosome 1, complete sequence genome:
- a CDS encoding prefoldin, alpha subunit produces MAEQQVNITDLDPVQLQEVKKQLDQELDHLTNSYSQLKQAQSKFRSCVENVNSLTPSSKGKEILVPLTSSLYVPGKLTDTENVVVDVGTGYYVKKTKSEAAQHYNSKSTFVQSNLDTLQKTIERKQENVQSVVQVLQMKMQQQQQQAAKA; encoded by the exons ATGGCAGAACAACAGGTCAACATAACAGACCTCGATCCAGTCCAACTACAAGAAGTCAAAAAGCAATTGGATCAG GAATTAGATCATTTGACAAACTCGTACTCTCAATTGAAACAAGCCCAAAGCAAATTCCGATCATGCGTAGAGAATGTCAATTCTCTAACACCCAGTtcgaaagggaaagaaatCCTCGTACCGTTGACGAGCTCGTTATACGTTCCTGGTAAATTGACGGATACGGAGAATGTAGTAGTAGACGTTGGAACGGGATATTATGTCAAGAAG ACGAAATCCGAAGCTGCACAACATTACAACTCCAAATCCACTTTCGTTCAATCCAATCTGGATACTCTGCAAAAAACGATCGAAAGGAAACAGGAGAACGTGCAGAGTGTCGTACAAGTTttacagatgaagatgcaacagcagcaacagcaagCTGCAAAGGCATGA
- a CDS encoding NAD+ synthetase has protein sequence MHLVTVATQLDQWSLDFDGNCKRILKSIAIAKSRGATLRVGPELEIPGYGCLDHFLEGDTILHSWEVLATILQSEEAQDIVCDIGMPIEHKNNNYNCRVIIHSGKIVMIRPKMWMANDGNYRELRHFTPWHKHRQVEQHSLPRIIRNVTGQSLVPFGDAVVSTEDTVIGVELCEELFTPASPHILMGLDGVEIFTNSSASHHELRKLNRRIDLIKEATMKLGGIYLYANQQGCDGDRLYYDGAALIAMNGQILARGSQFSLSDVEVITATVDLGAVRAHRTTSSRRMQSAQAEAYQRVYVDTRLDGGQGIRVGDEETKGSMEVVYHTPEEEIALGPACWLWDYLRRSRTQGYFIPLSGGIDSCATTVIVHSMCRLVADAASKGDEQVIADARRIAGEPEDSSYLPTDPKEFAGRIFHTCYMGTEHSSPETRKRAKDLSEAVGGYHVDLNMDTAVSAVKGIFSLVTGKRPQFAVHGGSSAENLALQNIQARLRMVLAYMFAQLLPWTRGKVGSLLVLGSANVDESLRGYYTKYDCSSADVNPIGGISKTDLKKFIAWAEVKFDLPILRSFLDAIPTAELIPIGSDNVAQSDEVEMGMTYDELSVYGRLRKVEKCGPYSMFGKLVQEWGSFLSPVEIATKVKHFFFNYAINRHKMTTLTPSVHMESYSPDDNRFDLRPFLLPTRFNHQFRRIDELAEKLPNRATQPGNDKAKVD, from the exons ATGCATCTTGTCACTGTAGCAAC TCAGCTCGATCAATGGTCTCTCGACTTCGAT GGCAACTGTAAGCGAATCCTCAAATCGATAGCTATCGCCAAATCCCGAGGTGCAACTTTGAGAGTAGGACCTGAGCTGGAGATCCCAGGATATGGGTGTCTGGATCATTTccttgaag GCGATACGATCCTTCATTCTTGGGAAGTACTAGCTACGATCTTAcaaagtgaagaagctcaagataTAGTATGCGATATTGgaat GCCAATCGAGCATAAAAACAATAATTATAATTGTAGAGTCATCATTCACAGCGGGAAGATCGTGATGATCAGACCTAAGATGTGGATGGCAAATGATGGTAATTAT CGCGAGCTTCGTCATTTCACCCCATGGCACAAACACCGTCAAGTCGAGCAACATTCATTACCTAGAATCATCAGGAATGTGACCGGACAA TCACTCGTGCCGTTCGGAGATGCTGTAGTCTCTACTGAAGATACTGTTATCGGAGTTGAGCTTTGTGAAGAATTGTTCACTCCTGCTTC ACCCCACATCCTCATGGGTTTAGATGGTGTCGAGATCTTTACGAACTCTTCTGCAAGTCATCATGAATTACGAAAATTGAACCGAAggatcgatctcatcaaggAAGCTACtatgaag CTTGGTGGTATCTACCTGTACGCGAATCAACAAGGATGTGATGGAGATCGACTATACTACGACGGAGCAGCTTTAATCGCTATGAACGGACAAATCCTCGCTAGGGGGTCTCAATTCTCACTTTCAGATGTTGAAGTTATCACTGCTACTGTCGATCTTGGAGCTGTCAGAGCTCATAGAACAACATCTAGTAGGAGGATGCAGTCTGCCCAAGCCGAGGCATACCAAAGAGTTTACGTGGATACTAGATTGGATGGTGGCCAAGGTATAAGAGTCGGTGATGAAGAGACTAAAGGATCTATGGAAGTTGTTTATCATACACCCGAAGAGGAAATTGC TCTTGGGCCAGCCTGTTGGTTATGGGACTACCTTAGACGATCCAGAACTCAAGGTTACTTTATCCCCTTGTCAGGTGGTATTGATTCCTGCGCTACTACCGTTATTGTACACTCGATGTGCAGATTGGTAGCAGACGCAGCAAGTAAAGGAG ATGAACAAGTCATTGCAGATGCTAGACGAATTGCCGGTGAACCTGAGGATTCTTCGTACCTACCCACAGATCCCAAAGAATTTGCCGGGAGAATCTTCCATACCTGTTATATGGGTACTGAACACTCCAGTCCCGAAACTAGGAAAAGAGCTAAGGATCTTTCGGAAGCGGTTGGAGG TTATCACGTAGATCTGAATATGGACACTGCTGTTTCTGCTGTCAAGGGAATTTTCAGTCTGGTTACTGGTAAAAGACCTCAGTTCGCAGTGCATGGTGGTTCATCAGCTGAGAATCTGGCTCTTCAGAATATCCAA GCTCGTTTACGGATGGTCTTGGCGTACATGTTCGCTCAACTTCTACCTTGGACCAGAGGCAAAGTCGGTAGTTTATTGGTATTGGGAAGTGCcaatgttgatgagagtTTGAGAGGATACTATACCAAATATGA TTGTTCGAGTGCCGACGTAAATCCTATCGGAGGGATCAGTAAGACCGATTTAAAGAAGTTCATCGCTTGGGCAGAGGTGAAATTCGATCTGCCGATtctgagaag CTTCCTCGATGCTATCCCCACTGCAGAACTCATCCCAATTGGATCCGATAACGTCGCCCAATCAGACGAAGTTGAGATGGGTATGACATATGACGAGTTGTCAGTCTACGGTAGATTGAGGAAAGTAGAGAAATGCGGCCCATACAGTATGTTCGGGAAATTGGTACAGGAATGGGGTAGCTTCTTATCCCCTGTCGAG ATCGCTACGAAAGTGAAACATTTTTTTTTCAACTATGCTATCAACAGACATAAGAT GACAACGCTCACACCTTCTGTTCATATG GaatcatactcacctgatgataATC GATTCGACTTGAGACCTTTCTTGTTGCCTACGCGATTCAATCATCAGTTCAGGAGGATTGACGAGTTGGCTGAGAAGTTGCCTAATAGAGCTACTCAACCGGGTAATGATAAAGCCAAGGTCGACTAA